In one window of Duganella dendranthematis DNA:
- a CDS encoding CysB family HTH-type transcriptional regulator, with protein MNLHQLRFVREAVRQNYNLTDAAKALFTSQPGVSKAIIELEEELGVDIFTRHGKRIRGLTEPGRLVLQSVELIMQEIDSLKRIGKEYAAQDSGSFTIATTHTQARYTLPKVVQAFMVKFPKVRLSLLQGNPQQIAEMVQRDQADLCIATESIAGVTGLVTLPCYQWEHVVVVAPDHPLLRTKQPTLEEIAAFPIITYDGAFAGRSKIDHAFALRGLKLDVLLEAIDADVIKTYVELGMGIGIIAGMAFDAERDKNLRAIPVGHLFGMNVSRVAVKQGAYLRSYIYTFIELLAPTLNRKLIEQAMSGEKENYEL; from the coding sequence ATGAACCTTCATCAATTGCGCTTTGTGCGCGAAGCAGTACGCCAGAACTACAATTTGACCGATGCCGCCAAGGCGCTGTTCACCTCACAGCCGGGTGTCTCCAAAGCGATCATCGAGCTGGAAGAGGAGTTGGGGGTCGACATCTTTACCCGGCATGGCAAGCGGATCCGCGGTTTGACCGAGCCGGGCCGGCTGGTATTGCAGTCGGTGGAGCTGATTATGCAGGAAATCGACAGCCTGAAGCGCATCGGCAAGGAATACGCGGCGCAGGACAGCGGCAGCTTCACCATTGCCACCACCCATACCCAGGCGCGCTATACGCTGCCGAAAGTCGTGCAGGCCTTTATGGTGAAGTTTCCCAAGGTGAGATTGTCTTTATTGCAAGGCAATCCGCAGCAGATCGCCGAGATGGTGCAGCGCGACCAGGCCGACCTGTGCATCGCCACCGAATCGATCGCCGGCGTCACCGGGCTGGTGACCTTGCCATGTTATCAATGGGAGCATGTGGTGGTGGTGGCGCCCGACCATCCGCTGCTGCGCACCAAGCAGCCGACGCTGGAAGAGATCGCGGCTTTCCCGATCATCACGTATGATGGCGCCTTTGCCGGCCGCAGCAAGATCGACCACGCGTTTGCCTTGCGCGGCCTGAAGCTGGACGTGCTGCTGGAAGCGATCGACGCCGACGTCATCAAGACTTATGTGGAGTTGGGCATGGGGATTGGTATCATAGCGGGCATGGCGTTTGACGCCGAGCGCGACAAGAACCTGCGCGCCATCCCGGTCGGCCACCTGTTCGGCATGAACGTGTCGCGGGTGGCGGTCAAGCAGGGCGCCTACCTGCGCAGCTATATTTACACCTTTATTGAACTGCTGGCCCCAACGCTCAACCGCAAGTTGATCGAACAGGCCATGAGCGGTGAAAAAGAGAACTACGAACTATAA
- a CDS encoding class I SAM-dependent methyltransferase, whose protein sequence is MITNQLTQYYAVNADNYDQVYAQEERFDDLDDLQEMVAELFTGHKVLELACGTAYWTDLIAETAESVYATDISQEMLDLAETRGLDEDVVTFGQMDAFDLPDGLEGQYTAVFAAGLWAHLPREQYDSFLKTLRAKLGKDVLLVLLDESYVDGNSMVIARTDAEGNTYQILTADDGQRYEILKNYLTDSTLRKRFTNHAKQFRIERLQYYYLLSCRLK, encoded by the coding sequence ATGATTACCAACCAGTTGACACAATATTACGCCGTCAACGCGGACAACTACGATCAGGTCTACGCGCAGGAAGAGCGCTTTGACGACCTGGATGATCTGCAAGAGATGGTGGCCGAGCTGTTCACCGGCCACAAGGTGCTGGAACTGGCCTGCGGCACCGCGTACTGGACCGACCTGATCGCGGAAACCGCGGAATCCGTCTATGCCACCGATATTTCTCAGGAAATGCTCGACCTGGCGGAAACCCGCGGTCTGGACGAGGACGTCGTCACCTTCGGCCAGATGGATGCCTTCGACCTGCCGGACGGCCTGGAGGGCCAGTACACCGCCGTGTTTGCCGCTGGCCTGTGGGCGCACTTGCCGCGCGAACAATACGACAGTTTCCTCAAAACCCTGCGCGCCAAGCTGGGCAAGGACGTGCTGCTGGTGCTGCTGGATGAATCGTATGTCGATGGCAATTCGATGGTGATCGCCCGCACCGATGCGGAGGGCAACACCTACCAGATCCTGACCGCCGACGACGGCCAGCGCTACGAGATCCTGAAGAACTACCTGACCGACAGCACGCTGCGCAAACGCTTCACCAACCATGCAAAGCAGTTCCGCATCGAGCGCTTGCAATATTACTATCTGTTGAGTTGCCGTCTGAAATGA
- a CDS encoding porin encodes MKKLTLAAMIIGGFAAQAQAQSNVTIYGLVDAGIVSERGGAAGNVTKVTSGIGGQSRLGFRGTEDLGNGLSAIFQLETGFKADDGTLDSTNTIFNRQAFVGLKSKEAGQLTIGRQYTPLYLAQSQVADPFGAGYAGTIKNLFPSAGANTRVSNALVYSTPTAGGFSADALYSLGEQQGSATAGRQFGLGLNYAQGPLNARLVYNNKNNDTAATLTTAAKQQDTGRNTMFAANYDFQVVKAFFAYGADKGVNSAVLPNSANPYNYTVAPKNSTDSNEVLVGAQIPVGSGSIMASYIRKNDKTAFNQDADQWALGYLYNLSKRTGVYLAYAKIKNKNGAGYTVGNNNEAGSGDKAFNAGIRHAF; translated from the coding sequence GTGAAAAAACTTACTCTGGCAGCAATGATCATCGGCGGCTTCGCAGCGCAAGCCCAAGCTCAATCGAACGTGACGATCTACGGCCTGGTGGACGCCGGTATCGTGAGCGAGCGCGGTGGCGCAGCTGGCAACGTGACCAAAGTTACCAGCGGCATCGGTGGTCAATCCCGTCTGGGCTTCCGCGGTACCGAAGACCTGGGCAACGGCCTGTCGGCTATCTTCCAACTGGAAACCGGCTTCAAAGCCGATGATGGCACCCTGGACAGCACCAACACCATCTTCAACCGTCAAGCCTTCGTTGGCCTGAAAAGCAAAGAAGCCGGTCAACTGACCATCGGTCGTCAGTACACCCCACTGTACCTGGCACAAAGCCAGGTCGCCGACCCGTTCGGCGCAGGCTATGCCGGCACCATCAAAAACCTGTTCCCATCGGCCGGCGCCAACACCCGCGTCAGCAACGCGCTGGTGTACTCGACCCCAACCGCCGGCGGCTTCAGCGCCGACGCCCTGTACTCGCTGGGCGAGCAACAAGGTAGCGCCACTGCCGGCCGTCAATTCGGCCTGGGCCTGAACTACGCCCAAGGCCCGCTGAACGCGCGCCTGGTGTACAACAATAAGAACAACGATACCGCCGCCACCCTGACCACCGCAGCCAAGCAGCAGGACACCGGCCGCAACACGATGTTCGCCGCTAACTACGACTTCCAGGTGGTGAAGGCCTTCTTTGCCTACGGCGCCGACAAAGGCGTCAACAGCGCCGTGCTGCCAAACAGCGCCAATCCATACAACTACACCGTGGCGCCTAAGAACAGCACCGACAGCAACGAAGTGCTGGTCGGCGCGCAAATCCCGGTGGGTTCGGGCAGCATCATGGCCTCGTACATCCGCAAGAACGACAAGACCGCGTTCAACCAGGATGCTGATCAGTGGGCGCTGGGTTACCTGTACAACCTGTCGAAGCGTACCGGCGTGTACCTGGCGTACGCCAAGATCAAAAACAAAAACGGCGCTGGCTACACCGTGGGTAACAACAACGAAGCTGGTAGCGGCGACAAAGCTTTCAACGCCGGCATCCGTCACGCGTTCTAA
- a CDS encoding sensor histidine kinase, protein MNRATTSLLILSALALGARLSWRLGQTAETPLQAARGQVQQQLEQSYSQLRELSAALQTIREEERKHIARELHDDLGQLLATLRGDLALLQKHSSHNPAARKLQAGMDELLMSAIASLRRIASNLRPRALDEGGLYFALESLRQEFVERNNIACTLDASEEDLILDDDYSTAIFRIVQEALTNIARHAEASEVMLSLYRHDGTLHVMIHDDGRGIAEKDMDKATSFGLIGMRERVWALHGDIAIASDGGTRIMIRLPLPQELPIPA, encoded by the coding sequence ATGAACCGCGCCACCACTTCCCTGTTGATCCTATCCGCGCTGGCCCTCGGCGCGCGCCTGAGCTGGCGCCTTGGCCAGACCGCCGAAACGCCGCTGCAGGCCGCGCGCGGCCAGGTCCAGCAGCAGCTGGAGCAATCGTATTCGCAGCTGCGCGAACTGTCGGCGGCGCTCCAGACCATCCGTGAAGAAGAACGCAAGCACATCGCGCGCGAACTGCATGACGATCTCGGCCAACTGCTGGCGACGTTGCGCGGCGACCTGGCGCTGCTGCAAAAGCACAGCAGCCACAATCCGGCCGCCCGCAAACTGCAGGCCGGCATGGATGAATTGCTGATGTCCGCCATCGCATCGCTACGCCGCATCGCCAGCAATCTGCGGCCGCGCGCACTGGATGAGGGAGGACTGTATTTTGCGCTGGAAAGCCTGCGCCAGGAATTCGTCGAGCGCAACAACATCGCCTGCACACTGGACGCTTCGGAAGAGGATTTGATACTGGACGATGATTACAGCACGGCCATCTTCCGCATCGTGCAGGAAGCGCTGACCAATATCGCCCGCCATGCCGAGGCCAGCGAGGTGATGCTGTCACTGTATCGCCACGATGGGACGCTGCATGTGATGATTCATGATGACGGCCGCGGCATCGCCGAAAAGGACATGGACAAAGCAACTTCCTTCGGCCTGATCGGGATGCGCGAACGCGTCTGGGCACTGCATGGCGATATCGCCATCGCCAGCGACGGCGGCACGCGGATCATGATCCGCCTGCCGCTGCCGCAGGAACTGCCTATACCAGCTTAG
- a CDS encoding LytR/AlgR family response regulator transcription factor, translating into MPTAIIADDERLMRDQLRMRLGQVWPELDIIGEAKNGDEAIELVDQLKPDFTFLDIRMPGKTGMEAAAVIGNKSNIVFVTAYDAYAVEAFERGAIDYVLKPPEPERLQVTVDRLKGRLGKQVATGAAAGADINASVTAMLAQLTEKIAAPKPAHLQWIQASIGQDLRMIPVEEILFFRSDEKYTCVQTEKYEALIRKPVRDLADELDPALFWQIHRATLVNVNAIEGVTRDIRGRHLVMIKGRSDKLEVSRSFLHLFKQM; encoded by the coding sequence ATGCCTACAGCAATCATTGCAGATGACGAACGTTTAATGCGCGACCAATTGCGCATGCGCCTGGGCCAGGTTTGGCCTGAGCTCGACATTATCGGCGAGGCCAAGAACGGCGACGAGGCGATCGAACTGGTCGACCAACTCAAACCGGACTTCACCTTCCTCGATATCCGCATGCCGGGCAAGACCGGCATGGAGGCGGCTGCCGTCATCGGCAACAAGAGCAATATCGTCTTCGTCACCGCCTATGATGCCTACGCCGTCGAAGCCTTCGAGCGCGGCGCCATCGATTACGTGTTGAAGCCGCCTGAGCCGGAGCGCCTGCAAGTGACGGTCGACCGCCTCAAGGGCCGCCTGGGCAAACAGGTGGCGACCGGTGCAGCCGCCGGCGCCGACATCAACGCCAGCGTCACCGCCATGCTGGCGCAGCTGACCGAGAAGATCGCCGCCCCCAAGCCGGCCCACCTGCAATGGATCCAGGCCAGCATCGGCCAGGACCTGCGCATGATTCCGGTCGAGGAAATCCTGTTCTTCCGCTCGGACGAAAAATACACCTGTGTGCAGACCGAGAAATACGAGGCGCTGATCCGCAAGCCGGTGCGCGACCTGGCCGACGAGCTGGACCCGGCGCTGTTCTGGCAAATTCACCGCGCCACGCTGGTCAACGTCAACGCTATCGAAGGTGTCACCCGTGACATCCGCGGCCGCCACCTGGTGATGATCAAGGGCCGCTCCGACAAGCTGGAAGTCAGCCGCAGCTTCCTGCATCTGTTCAAGCAGATGTAA
- a CDS encoding sensor histidine kinase, producing the protein MFPTPKVQDTLKTAGTWLHRGFDATATWVTQLSWWKFLVFAILMLIAGSILQDELFSSNPIQEEEQARSAKRKGSDTNILIDDNGIHFNPRGKIRTKNTDDGGDHTTVATPETPETPETPATPETAETPETPAAPAAPAKPSKGSKNGAASVPALPSLPGEEVHIDLPPQIGEELSNAIEEAVDDAAEQKVARYHGQASTWFKSFITLLVLALFGTKALMGSKKRAEQESQSANAAAERESMQRQLSEAKMQMMQAQVEPHFLFNTLASVEYLIETDPPRASAMQRSLIKYLRAVLPQIRDSALITNLGREADMVEAYLNLLKMRMEERLTVDFDIPDGLRTAAFPPMMLQSMVENAIKHGLEGKPEGGTLKVRADVAHNKLRVIVADNGLGFGAKPSDGTGLGLSNIRERLKLLHGEQGQLLIAANSPSGVIVTIEVPYQLAKKTP; encoded by the coding sequence ATGTTTCCTACGCCTAAAGTGCAAGACACCCTGAAGACCGCCGGCACCTGGCTGCACCGTGGCTTCGACGCGACCGCCACCTGGGTGACCCAGCTGTCGTGGTGGAAGTTCCTGGTGTTTGCCATCCTGATGCTGATTGCCGGCTCCATCCTGCAGGATGAACTGTTTTCGTCAAACCCGATTCAGGAAGAAGAGCAAGCCCGCAGTGCCAAGCGTAAAGGCAGCGATACCAATATTCTGATCGACGACAACGGCATTCACTTCAACCCGCGCGGCAAGATCCGCACCAAGAATACCGACGACGGCGGCGACCACACGACGGTGGCCACGCCAGAAACACCGGAAACCCCGGAAACCCCAGCCACACCTGAAACAGCCGAGACGCCCGAAACGCCAGCCGCGCCCGCCGCCCCGGCCAAACCTTCCAAAGGCAGCAAGAACGGCGCCGCCTCCGTCCCTGCCCTGCCGTCGCTGCCGGGCGAGGAAGTCCACATCGACCTGCCGCCGCAAATCGGCGAAGAATTGTCCAACGCGATTGAAGAGGCCGTGGACGACGCCGCCGAGCAGAAAGTCGCCCGCTACCACGGTCAGGCCTCCACCTGGTTCAAGAGCTTTATTACGCTGCTGGTGCTGGCCCTGTTCGGCACCAAGGCGCTGATGGGCAGTAAAAAGCGCGCCGAGCAGGAAAGCCAGTCGGCCAACGCCGCCGCCGAGCGCGAATCCATGCAGCGCCAGCTGAGCGAAGCGAAGATGCAAATGATGCAAGCCCAGGTTGAGCCGCACTTCCTGTTTAATACACTGGCATCGGTTGAATACCTGATCGAGACCGACCCGCCGCGCGCCTCGGCTATGCAGCGCAGCCTGATCAAATACTTGCGCGCGGTGCTCCCGCAAATCCGCGACAGCGCGCTGATCACCAACCTCGGCCGTGAAGCCGACATGGTCGAGGCCTACCTGAATCTGCTGAAAATGCGCATGGAAGAGCGTTTGACGGTCGATTTCGACATCCCCGACGGCCTGCGCACCGCCGCCTTCCCGCCGATGATGCTGCAGTCGATGGTGGAAAACGCCATCAAGCACGGCCTGGAAGGCAAGCCGGAAGGCGGCACGCTGAAGGTACGCGCCGACGTCGCCCATAACAAGCTGCGCGTGATCGTCGCCGACAACGGCCTCGGCTTCGGCGCCAAACCCAGCGACGGCACCGGCCTCGGCCTGTCGAATATCCGCGAACGCCTGAAACTGCTGCACGGCGAACAAGGCCAGCTGCTGATCGCCGCCAACAGCCCCAGCGGCGTGATCGTCACCATCGAAGTGCCATACCAGTTGGCTAAAAAAACACCATGA
- a CDS encoding GDYXXLXY domain-containing protein: protein MSSQKLNDLIEAAVAGDILPSDAAPTSTARPWPVVLMTGLGAWLAVIPLVAVLFITLGSPLERGSLTYTVGVLILGTALFLLRSRHTPEFVEQLGFPALLVAGVLLAFGFYRDLSTVLASAALMLVILGAAWAVPQLWLRTLLGALACAAFAMMFGEDRLFWRGNWQNGLYCAALVWTATVAWADARPVSGTTAEEAMALDAIASGWAAMLLLGLAYSAGQSFMIGVLAEPFQVAVDFSDAPLSRILSLLLAVAGAAWLAWHWPACRMPRMLLAALLLLALCWMMPPLGAALLVLAICATSARPLLATTAAVAAAWIVGCFYYQLALPLTTKALLMAASGAAFGLIGWPSRPRGLRSAAQPGQIPKLMALTLLAVLVVVNGGIWQKEQLIRNGRTVFIALAPVDPRSMIQGDYMRLNFSSPDLNVVGRHVKVVAAIDDRGIAVIRRAASEGPPATNEILIELVNTQSGLQPASDAWYFKEGEGKRWDQAKYGEFRIDSNGHALLVNLRGANLEPL from the coding sequence ATGAGCAGCCAAAAACTGAACGATTTGATCGAAGCGGCGGTGGCCGGCGACATCCTGCCATCCGACGCCGCACCAACATCCACGGCGCGTCCCTGGCCGGTGGTCTTGATGACCGGGCTAGGGGCATGGTTGGCGGTGATCCCCCTCGTCGCCGTGCTGTTCATCACGCTGGGCTCACCGTTGGAACGAGGGTCGCTAACTTACACAGTTGGCGTACTGATCCTCGGCACCGCCCTATTCCTGCTACGCAGCCGCCATACGCCCGAATTCGTCGAACAACTCGGCTTTCCAGCGCTGCTGGTGGCGGGCGTGCTGCTGGCCTTCGGATTTTACCGGGATCTGTCGACCGTCCTGGCCAGCGCCGCACTGATGCTGGTAATCCTGGGCGCCGCCTGGGCAGTCCCCCAACTTTGGCTGCGCACCTTATTGGGCGCGCTGGCCTGCGCGGCGTTTGCCATGATGTTTGGCGAAGACCGCCTTTTTTGGCGGGGAAACTGGCAAAACGGGCTGTATTGTGCGGCGCTCGTATGGACCGCCACCGTGGCTTGGGCAGACGCGCGACCGGTTTCCGGCACGACAGCGGAAGAAGCAATGGCACTCGACGCCATCGCTTCCGGCTGGGCCGCGATGCTGTTGCTGGGATTGGCATACAGCGCTGGTCAGAGCTTCATGATCGGCGTGCTGGCAGAACCTTTCCAGGTCGCCGTCGACTTCAGCGACGCGCCACTATCACGCATCTTGTCGTTGCTGCTGGCCGTCGCCGGCGCCGCCTGGCTGGCATGGCACTGGCCGGCTTGCCGCATGCCGCGTATGTTGCTCGCAGCCTTGCTGTTGCTCGCCCTGTGCTGGATGATGCCCCCGCTCGGCGCCGCGCTGCTGGTGCTGGCGATATGTGCGACCAGCGCACGGCCGCTGCTGGCAACAACCGCCGCCGTTGCGGCAGCGTGGATTGTTGGCTGTTTCTATTACCAGTTGGCGCTGCCATTGACCACCAAGGCACTCCTGATGGCGGCCAGCGGCGCTGCCTTTGGACTGATCGGGTGGCCAAGCCGACCGCGCGGCCTGCGCAGCGCAGCGCAGCCTGGTCAGATACCCAAGCTGATGGCGCTGACATTGCTGGCAGTATTGGTGGTCGTCAACGGCGGCATCTGGCAAAAGGAGCAGCTGATACGCAACGGCCGAACGGTCTTTATTGCACTGGCGCCGGTCGACCCGCGCTCAATGATACAAGGCGATTATATGCGCCTCAACTTCAGCTCGCCGGATCTGAACGTCGTTGGCCGGCACGTCAAAGTCGTCGCCGCCATTGACGACAGAGGGATTGCGGTCATCCGCCGCGCCGCATCCGAAGGACCGCCGGCCACGAATGAAATCCTGATCGAGCTGGTGAATACCCAAAGTGGTCTGCAGCCGGCAAGCGATGCGTGGTATTTCAAGGAAGGCGAGGGAAAACGATGGGATCAGGCCAAATACGGCGAGTTTCGTATCGACAGCAACGGCCATGCGCTGCTGGTCAATCTGCGCGGCGCCAACCTGGAACCGCTGTAA
- a CDS encoding DUF2157 domain-containing protein, producing the protein MSLRLAILALTDKYQLSVQQHAALRQLAALDEPPPSLAQRLQHGLAVLGAALGGLGILFWIAANWPSLSHAGRFALLQALLILALLGAWRHPATRVPLSLVAFITCGGLFAHFGQTYQTGADPWELFAVWALLTVPLCLGVRHDVLWTAWAVVALTATWLAYRAVPGLGFFEASLSSWVPAVALAALFRFAPVGAGLWPMRLIMIYATAGLCWVAIYSLLGPRLSAMYMVTLTSIAALIFVFSLRNMFDVFVVSALGFGANVVLMGGLARTLIAGGGVSTAAILLTGCVAAALLALTVKLILGLAHTHQPEHIA; encoded by the coding sequence ATGAGTCTCCGTCTCGCCATTCTTGCCCTGACCGACAAGTACCAGCTATCGGTCCAGCAACATGCCGCCCTACGCCAACTTGCCGCACTCGACGAGCCTCCTCCTTCGCTCGCGCAGCGGCTGCAGCACGGCCTGGCAGTGCTGGGCGCCGCCCTCGGCGGGCTTGGCATCCTGTTTTGGATCGCCGCCAATTGGCCCTCGCTATCGCACGCCGGACGCTTCGCGCTATTGCAGGCGCTGCTCATCCTTGCCCTGCTGGGCGCCTGGCGGCACCCGGCCACGCGCGTGCCCCTGTCGCTGGTGGCCTTCATCACCTGCGGCGGACTGTTCGCCCACTTCGGGCAGACCTACCAGACCGGCGCCGATCCATGGGAACTATTCGCAGTATGGGCCTTGCTGACCGTGCCGCTCTGCTTGGGCGTTCGCCACGACGTCCTGTGGACCGCATGGGCGGTGGTGGCCTTGACCGCTACCTGGCTGGCCTACCGGGCTGTGCCGGGCCTGGGATTTTTCGAGGCCAGCCTGAGCTCATGGGTGCCAGCCGTCGCGCTGGCGGCGCTGTTCCGCTTTGCGCCCGTCGGCGCCGGACTTTGGCCGATGCGCTTGATTATGATCTACGCGACCGCAGGCCTATGCTGGGTCGCCATCTACAGCTTGCTTGGTCCACGGCTCAGCGCAATGTACATGGTAACGCTGACCAGCATTGCTGCGCTGATCTTCGTCTTCAGCCTGCGCAATATGTTTGACGTGTTCGTCGTCAGCGCCCTGGGCTTCGGCGCCAACGTCGTGCTGATGGGCGGATTGGCGCGAACACTCATCGCAGGCGGAGGCGTGTCGACTGCGGCAATCCTGTTGACGGGATGCGTAGCGGCGGCGCTGTTGGCCCTCACGGTCAAGCTGATCCTGGGGCTGGCGCACACGCATCAACCGGAGCACATCGCATGA